DNA sequence from the Candidatus Brocadiaceae bacterium genome:
GGGCCGCCTTCCGTATGGAGAAGGGCGCCTGCGTCTTCGACCCCCAGCCCGTGAAGCTGCCGCAGGCGAACGTGCGGAACCTGGTCGTCTGCGTGGCCGCGTCGGACATGGAGATGCGGCTGTCTGCGGGCGACATCGCGTCCAGCCTGCGCCTGGAGCGGTACGACCCCGAATCGGTGCCCGCCAACGCGCGCACCTACGTGACGCACGTGGCCCGTCTGGAGCCGGCGGACCTGCCGACCTCCCCGCTGCCCTGCTGCGGCTTCGACGTGCTCGTCGTGCCGGCGGACGCCTTCCCCGGACTCTCCGCCCGGCAACTCGACGCGCTATGCCGGTGGGCGGAGGGGGGCGGCAGCCTCTGCGTGCTGCCGCACACAGGATTGAAGGACCGGCACGAGCAGTTCCTCAATGCCCTGTCGGCCTCGGCCGGGAGGTGCTTCCGGGTCGACACGGGCGGGACCGTCGAGGCCGGCCGCACCGGCGAGGACATCGTGCTGCTGCGGCCCGGTTTGGGCCGCGCCGTCGTCGTGCTGCCGAATGCGCCGAACGGACCCGACGTGACCTCGCGGGCCTGGCGTCGGGCGGTGGCGCACCTCTGGAAGGTCCGGGCGGACCAGGCGTCGCGCCTGGCCGACGAGGGGCGCTGGACGGCCGTCCGAGAGGCCCCGAGGGCTCAGTACCGACGGTCAATGGGTGGATATGACACTACGGAGAGGCAGATGTTCGGCCACGTCCCCCTCGCATCGGCGGGAAGGATGTCCCAGCACCTTATGCCGCAGAGCTTCCGCATGGTGCCTGCCCGCATACTGCTGCTGGTGTTCCTCGGGTTCCTCGCGGCCATCGGGCCCGTGGACTACTGGCTGTTCGGCCGCCTGAAGAAACGGGCCCTGACGTGGCTGCTCTTCCCCGCCCTGTCGATCGGCTGCGCGGGGCTGGTCGTCTACCTGTCCGGGCGCTACATCGGCTCGCAGGACCACGTGGGCGCCTTCGTCTTCGTGGACGTCGACCGCAGTGGTCGCGTCCTGCGCTGGAGCCGGTGCGAGCTGCAGTTCGGCGGACGTGCCCGCAGGGTCGAACAGGGCATTCGGAATGCCCTGTTCGCGCCGCTGGAGCGAGACGGCGGCGCAGACCCCGCCTCCGACGAGGCGGACATGGCCTGCAGGGGGCGGTATCCGTTCGATTTCGCGGTGTCCCGTCACCTGAAGCAGTGGGATCCGGTGCTCAGTCGCTCGACGTCCTTCGAGCCCATCGAGCTGCCGACCCGGCTGAACTGGCACGCCGTGGACGCGGCCGACCTGGACATCGACGGCTTGCGCACGGGCGTGCACGACAGGCTCTGCGACGGGACGCAGTTCTGCGGGAGTGCCTTCGTCCTGAGGGGCGGGCACACCATCGCCGCCGACGGCAGGCGGGAACTCTGGAGCACACCCCGCGATCACGATTGGGTAGGGATCCGGGACATCCTGCGGGATGCGAGCGCGCGGCCTGCCGAGGGGTTCTTCACGGTCGTCTCGCAGGTCTCTCCCGGGGATGCGACCACCCTGGAGGACCTGAGCGTGCTGGACTCGATGGACCCGAGGCAGGCCCTGCTGGTCGCCGTCGAGTGGGTGGGCAGGGACTGCTACGTCTACCGCTGCCTGTTCTGCGGAGAAGACTGATGGCCATGGTGGAAGTCGAAGACCTCCAGGTGCGCTACGGCCGGCAGCTTGCCGTGCGCGGCCTGAGTTTTGCGATCCCCGCGGGCGAGGTGTTCGGGTTCATCGGCCCGAACGGCGCGGGCAAGACGACGACGATCAAGGTGCTGGCCACGCTGCTCAAGCCGTCCGGGGGCGTGGCCCGTGTCGACGGCCTGGACGTGTCGCGCCGGCCCAGGAAGGTCCGCCGCCGGATCGGCTACATGCCCGACTTCTTCGGCGTCTACGGCGACCTGACCGCGTCCGAGTACCTGCACTTCTTCGCGGCCGCCTACCGGATCCAAGGTCCCCGCCGTCGCGGCATCGTTCGCGACGTGCTCGCGCTGACCGATCTGACCGACAAGGCGGACACGCAGGTCGACGCCCTCTCGCGCGGCATGAAGCAGCGGCTCAGCCTGTCCCGCACGCTGCTGCACGACCCCGACGTGCTGCTGCTGGACGAGCCGGCCTCGGGGCTGGACCCGCGGGCCCGCATCGAGATCCGCGAGGTGCTCAAGGAGCTGAAGCGGATGGGCAAGACCATCCTGGTCTCCAGCCACATCCTGCACGAACTGGCGCAGATATGCACCCGCATCGGCATCGTCGAGGCCGGGCGGCTGGTCGCCGAGGGCGCCCTCGAGCAGATCTACCGGGAACTGGGACTCAAGCGGATCGTCCACGTGCAGATATCGAACGTGTCCGACGACCTGGTCGCCCGCGTCGGCGCCCTGCAGGGCGTCGCATCGGTCGAGCGGCAACTGGACCGCCTCTGCATCCGCATCCACCAGGAGACGCTGGGCGTCGAGGACCTGCTGGACGCCCTGCGCGGGCTCGGGGCGCGCATCTTCATGTTCCAGCCCGAGGTGATGGACATGGAGACGGTGTTCATGAAGCTGACGGAGGGCAAGGCGACGTGAAAGCCCTGCGGCTCAGAGCGCCCTTCCCGCTGCTGCGCAAAGACCTGGCCGAACAGGCCGCGCGGAGGCGCACCTACGTCCTGCGCGTGGCCTACGCGGTGCTGCTGGCCGGTGCCTTCGCGCTCGTCTACCACAGCGCGGCCCGGGCCCGGGGCGGCAATGCACTTTACATGCTGGGATGCGGGGACGACCTGCTCGCCGCCCTCGTCGGTCTCCAGTTCGTGGGCATCTACGTGTTCCTGCCGGGCATGATGGCGGGCGCCCTGGCGGGGGAGAAGGAACGGGACTCGATCGGGCTCCTTCTGGTGACCGACCTGCGGCCCTGGGAGATCGTGCTCGAGAAGCTTCTCGGCCGGCTCGTGCCCATGTTCGGCTTCCTGCTCCTGAGCCTCCCCCTGCTGGCCATCGCCTACGCGTTCGGGGGCATCACGACGGACACCCTCCTGGGCAGCGCCTTTGCCCTGACGCTCGCGTGCCTGCAGGTGGGCGCCTTCGCCCTGATGCTCTCGGCCTTCTGCCGCACGACGGCGCAGGCGTTCGTCGGCTGCTACGTGCTGGGCATCCTGTTCTACTTCGCCCTGCCGATCGTGTACGTCCTGATCAACGAGTTCATGGGCCTTCGCGTCCGCTGGGACGACGACGTGCTGTTCGCCCTGTTCCCGCCGTACCTTTTCTTCGAACGGGTGCTGTGGGACCGCCTGAGCACTGCGCTTCTCGCCGGCATCCCCATCATCCTCTCGACCGGTCTCTTCCTGATCCTGGCGCGCGTGTTCGTGGTCCGCCGCGCTTTCCTGCGCAGCCGGGGGATGATCCTCGCGGCCTTCCACCGGCTGGACGCCTTCTGGCACCGGGCCAACCGGCTGGTCGGAGGCATCGTCCTGGTCAAGGACAGGGACACGCTCCCCGGCGACCGCCCCGTCCTCTGGCGCGAAGTCAACAGGCACACCCTCGGCAGGACCTCCCACCTGATTCGGGTCGCCTGCATCCTGGGCATCCCCGTGGCGCTGGTCGCCGTGGCCGCGATCACGCTCGATGAGGGCGGCCGTGACGCCAACCTGCTCACCGCCATGATCGCGCTCCTGTGGGTCATTGCGGCGCTGGCCTTGTCCATACCGAGCGCAACGGCCATCGCGTCCGAACGCGTGAACCGGACGCTCGACGTCCTGCTCGCCACGCCGCTGACGGGCGCGGAGATCGTCCTCCAGAAGGCGTGGGGGCGGCGGCGGCTGGGGTTCGTCCTGAGCGCCCTGATCATGTTGGTCGTGCTCCTGGAGGCCATGATCGAGCTGCGGCCGCTCTTCTCGGTCTATCTGGCGGCATCGCTGCTGAGCGTCGTCGTCTACCCCCCCATGGTCACGTGGGTGGCCACCTACATCGGGCTGAAGGCACGCACGCCGACCCGGGCCATCGTCGTCACGATGGTCGTCCTGGTGCTGTGGTGTGCGGGGCCGCCGATCGCCCTGGGCATGATCGACGTGCTGACATGGCTGCGCGCAGGCCGCCTGCCCTTGTCGCTCGGCTTCCTGCTCAGCCCGGCCTCGCTGATCGGCTTCGCCGAATCGGGGCACGAGTGGGATTTCTTCGGCCCGATGGTCGGCCCGGCCCTCGTCGTCAACTTCGTCTGGCACGGGGGCATCTGGCTGTTCTTCCGGACCCACTGTCTGGTCCACGCCGAGGAGTTGCTCGGCCGCGCGGCGTCGCCCGCGCGGGCCGCATCTCAGGAGGGCTGACACGGCCATGCGGCGACTCCCGACAACGATCCGTCTCGCCTTCGCCGTGCTGGTCGCCGTCTGGCCCGCCGTGCCCGCCCGGGCGGTCGAGGTGAGCGAGGTGCGCTGGGGCTTCGACGGGAGCACTGTCCCGCAGCGGGTCAACGTCCTGTCCATCCTGCTGGAGAACGACGACGGCCGGCCGTTCGACGACGTCCTGGTGCTGACGCGCGGGTACGGGATCGGCGACCGGCTGGGAGCCCGGCTGGTCGAGCCGTGCTACCTGGCGCCCTTCACGTCGCGCTGGGTCCAGTTCTTCCCCTACGTGGGCAACGACTCCCAGGAGTGGGTCCTTCGCATGGGCGAACGCCGGGAGACGCTGCCGAGCCCGGTCCGGGGCGCGCCGGCGGCCGTCTGCCTGACCGCCTCCGGCAGTCTGCTCCAGGGCCGCGCCGGCCTGCGGACCTTCTCGGACGAGCTGTTCCCCCTGACCGTCGCGGCCACCGACGGACTGGCCGCCGTGGTTCTGGACTACGTTCCCCGCTGGGAGCCCGTCCGCTGCCGGGCGTTTGTGGACTGGCTCAGGCGAGGCGGCACGCTGCACCTGCTGCCGGCGGGCGGCGAGTACCCGAGGTTCGGCGGGGAGTTGAGCATCCTGAACACGCCGACCGACCGCGTTCGCGTCGGTTCGGGCCTCGTCGTGCGGCACCGCGCCGTCCGGGGCGACGTGACCCGGGAGTTCCTGGCAAAGGCCGGTTGCCCGCTGCCCGAATCGCCTCCCGCGTCCCCGGGATTCCAGACGCTGGACGAGAGCCTGCTGGCGGGGCTGAAGGAG
Encoded proteins:
- a CDS encoding ABC transporter permease subunit — its product is MKALRLRAPFPLLRKDLAEQAARRRTYVLRVAYAVLLAGAFALVYHSAARARGGNALYMLGCGDDLLAALVGLQFVGIYVFLPGMMAGALAGEKERDSIGLLLVTDLRPWEIVLEKLLGRLVPMFGFLLLSLPLLAIAYAFGGITTDTLLGSAFALTLACLQVGAFALMLSAFCRTTAQAFVGCYVLGILFYFALPIVYVLINEFMGLRVRWDDDVLFALFPPYLFFERVLWDRLSTALLAGIPIILSTGLFLILARVFVVRRAFLRSRGMILAAFHRLDAFWHRANRLVGGIVLVKDRDTLPGDRPVLWREVNRHTLGRTSHLIRVACILGIPVALVAVAAITLDEGGRDANLLTAMIALLWVIAALALSIPSATAIASERVNRTLDVLLATPLTGAEIVLQKAWGRRRLGFVLSALIMLVVLLEAMIELRPLFSVYLAASLLSVVVYPPMVTWVATYIGLKARTPTRAIVVTMVVLVLWCAGPPIALGMIDVLTWLRAGRLPLSLGFLLSPASLIGFAESGHEWDFFGPMVGPALVVNFVWHGGIWLFFRTHCLVHAEELLGRAASPARAASQEG
- a CDS encoding ABC transporter ATP-binding protein produces the protein MMAMVEVEDLQVRYGRQLAVRGLSFAIPAGEVFGFIGPNGAGKTTTIKVLATLLKPSGGVARVDGLDVSRRPRKVRRRIGYMPDFFGVYGDLTASEYLHFFAAAYRIQGPRRRGIVRDVLALTDLTDKADTQVDALSRGMKQRLSLSRTLLHDPDVLLLDEPASGLDPRARIEIREVLKELKRMGKTILVSSHILHELAQICTRIGIVEAGRLVAEGALEQIYRELGLKRIVHVQISNVSDDLVARVGALQGVASVERQLDRLCIRIHQETLGVEDLLDALRGLGARIFMFQPEVMDMETVFMKLTEGKAT